From a single Rutidosis leptorrhynchoides isolate AG116_Rl617_1_P2 chromosome 5, CSIRO_AGI_Rlap_v1, whole genome shotgun sequence genomic region:
- the LOC139847931 gene encoding psbP domain-containing protein 4, chloroplastic: MGTIGFTNFGFSLKPNKQKLPAHSVVASCSPDRVSTTKTDADLEESGNLGRRNAIVSGVSLVSLSVLGFPKEGVAVVNQGLLAGRIPGLSEPNEEGWRTYRRPDEKSGGHGVGWSPIIPYAFSVPDGWEETPVSIADLGGTEIDLRFSNPSEGRISVVVAPVLRFADYLEDDARIEKIGPPEKVINAFGPEVIGQNVEGKVMNSQVKEYSGRKYYQFELEPPHCLITATAAGNRLYLFSILANGLQWKRHNQELKKIADSFRIA; the protein is encoded by the exons ATGGGTACAATTGGATTTACAAATTTTGGTTTTTCTTTAAAACCAAACAAGCAAAAACTTCCTGCACATTCTGTTGTTGCTTCTTGCTCACCAGATAGAGTTAGCACCACAAAAACTGATGCAGATTTAGAAGAAAGTGGTAATTTGGGTAGAAGAAATGCAATTGTTTCAGGGGTCTCATTGGTTTCTTTATCAGTTTTGGGGTTTCCAAAAGAGGGAGTGGCTGTTGTAAATCAAGGACTTTTAGCTGGTAGAATACCAGGCCTATCTGAACCTAATGAAGAAG GTTGGAGGACTTATCGCAGACCAGATGAGAAGTCGGGAGGCCATGGAGTTGGATGGAGTCCTATTATCCCTTACGCCTTTTCGGTCCCTGATGGTTGGGAAGAG ACACCAGTATCAATAGCTGATCTTGGAGGAACAGAGATTGATCTAAGATTTAGCAATCCAAGTGAAGGCCGTATTTCTGTTGTTGTTGCACCCGTTCTAAGATTCGCAGATT ATTTAGAGGATGATGCCAGGATAGAAAAGATCGGTCCTCCAGAAAAAGTGATCAATGCGTTCGGGCCAGAGGTGATAGGACAGAACGTAGAAGGTAAAGTGATGAACAGTCAAGTTAAAGAATATTCAGGGAGAAAGTATTATCAATTCGAGTTAGAACCACCACATTGTTTGATTACTGCAACTGCTGCTGGAAACCGTCTCTACTTGTTCAGCATACTTGCAAACG GTTTACAGTGGAAAAGGCACAACCAGGAGCTGAAAAAAATAGCAGATTCTTTCAGGATTGCATAG
- the LOC139847946 gene encoding alcohol dehydrogenase 1 — protein sequence MSSTIGQVIRCKAAVAWEAGKPLVIEEVEVAPPQKMEVRIKILFTSLCHTDVYFWEAKGQNPVFPRILGHEAGGVVESVGEGVTDLQPGDHVLPVFTGECKECAHCKSEESNMCDLLRINTDRGVMIHDQNSRFSIKGKPIFHFVGTSTFSEYTVVHVGCLAKINPEAPLDKVCVLSCGISTGLGATLNVAKPKKGSSVAIFGLGAVGLAAAEGARIAGASRIIGVDLNANRFELAKKFGVTEFVNPKDYNKPVQEVIAEMTNGGVDRSVECTGHIDAMISAFECVHDGWGVAVLVGVPHKDAVFKTSPLNLLNERTLKGTFFGNYKPRSDIPSVVEKYLHKELELEKFITHEVPFSEINKAFDLMLKGEGLRCIIRMEE from the exons ATGTCTAGCACTATTGGACAAGTAATACGATGCAAAGCTGCGGTGGCGTGGGAAGCCGGAAAACCGCTAGTGATCGAAGAAGTTGAGGTGGCACCACCTCAGAAAATGGAAGTCAGGATCAAGATTTTGTTCACTTCACTCTGTCACACTGATGTTTACTTTTGGGAAGCAAAG GGTCAGAATCCTGTATTTCCTAGGATCTTAGGACATGAAGCTGGAGG GGTTGTGGAGAGTGTTGGGGAAGGAGTGACTGATCTTCAGCCAGGGGATCATGTTCTTCCTGTTTTTACTGGAGAATGTAAAGAATGTGCACATTGCAAGTCTGAAGAGAGCAATATGTGTGATCTCTTAAGAATCAATACTGACAGGGGAGTCATGATACATGATCAAAATTCTCGATTTTCGATCAAAGGAAAACCGATTTTCCATTTTGTTGGAACGTCTACTTTTAGCGAGTACACAGTTGTTCATGTTGGTTGCCTTGCTAAAATCAATCCTGAAGCCCCTCTTGACAAAGTTTGTGTCCTCAGTTGTGGAATCTCTACAG GACTAGGTGCTACTTTGAATGTTGCAAAACCGAAAAAGGGTTCTTCTGTGGCCATTTTTGGACTTGGTGCGGTGGGACTTGCT GCTGCTGAAGGTGCAAGGATTGCCGGTGCTTCAAGGATTATTGGTGTTGATCTTAATGCCAACCGATTCGAACTTG CAAAGAAATTTGGTGTAACTGAGTTTGTGAACCCAAAAGACTACAACAAACCAGTACAAGAAGTCATTGCAGAGATGACAAATGGAGGTGTTGATAGGAGCGTTGAATGCACTGGCCATATCGATGCGATGATCTCAGCATTCGAATGCGTTCATGAT GGTTGGGGTGTTGCTGTTCTTGTTGGTGTTCCACATAAAGATGCTGTTTTCAAGACTAGTCCTTTGAACTTGTTGAATGAAAGGACTCTTAAGGGCACTTTCTTTGGAAATTATAAACCTCGATCTGATATTCCTTCGGTGGTCGAAAAGTACTTACATAAG GAACTCGAGCTAGAGAAGTTCATAACACATGAAGTGCCATTTTCTGAGATCAACAAGGCCTTTGATCTGATGCTTAAAGGTGAAGGTCTTCGTTGCATCATTCGTATGGAAGAATAA
- the LOC139850336 gene encoding probable arabinosyltransferase ARAD1 — MGSIKNKLFVHPTATPCTRTHQIGALALIAVTFFITRLLDQSLSSTATLHSPLSDGINFSGDDGSVRWQIRGYGSYVSLKIYVYDENEIEGLKQLLYGRDGKISPESCLKGQWGTQVKIHILLLNSRFRTHNKADADLFFVPAYAKCVRMMGGLNDKEINQSYVKVLSQMPYFRLSGGRNHIFVFPSGAGAHLFKSWATYINGSIILTPEGDRTDKRDTSAFNTWKDIIIPGNVDDGMTSNGVRLVDPLPLSKRKYLANYLGRAQGKLGRLQLIDLAKQFPNKLECPELKLSGPEKLGKTDYFLHLRNAKFCLAPRGESSWTLRFYESFFVECVPVLLSDYAELPFQNVIDYSQISIKWPSSRTTTQLLDYLESIPDKHIEEMIARGRKLRCLFVYGPDSEPCSAFSGILWELQRKTRRFHHSPETFWLHNGTIVNRDLVGFNEWTPPMPLP, encoded by the exons ATGGGAAGCATCAAGAACAAACTATTCGTGCATCCTACAGCAACACCTTGCACCCGCACGCACCAGATCGGAGCCCTAGCTCTAATTGCAGTCACCTTCTTCATCACCAGGCTCTTAGACCAATCACTATCATCCACCGCTACTTTACACTCTCCACTTTCTGACGGCATAAATTTCTCCGGAGACGACGGTTCTGTACGGTGGCAGATCCGTGGATACGGATCGTACGTATCTCTTAAGATCTATGTATACGATGAAAATGAAATTGAAGGATTGAAACAGTTGTTGTACGGACGTGATGGTAAGATATCGCCGGAATCATGTCTCAAAGGCCAATGGGGAACTCAG GTTAAGATTCACATACTATTACTTAATTCAAGGTTTCGTACACATAATAAAGCAGATGCAGATCTGTTCTTTGTACCGGCATATGCTAAATGTGTTCGAATGATGGGTGGTCTTAATGATAAAGAGATAAACCAATCTTATGTGAAG GTATTGAGCCAAATGCCATATTTCAGGTTATCAGGTGGTCGCAATCACATTTTTGTGTTTCCAAG TGGAGCAGGAGCTCATCTATTCAAATCATGGGCTACTTACATAAACGGATCAATAATCCTAACTCCTGAG GGTGACCGGACTGATAAAAGGGACACGAGTGCATTCAATACATGGAAAGATATAATCATTCCTGGGAATGTTGATGATGGTATGACCAGTAACGGGGTAAGGCTGGTCGACCCGTTACCGTTATCAAAGAGGAAGTACTTGGCAAACTACTTAGGTCGAGCACAGGGAAAGCTTGGACGTCTTCAATTAATTGATCTTGCTAAGCAATTTCCAAATAAG TTGGAATGTCCAGAGTTAAAATTGAGTGGTCCTGAGAAATTGGGGAAGACTGATTACTTTCTACACCTTCGTAATGCTAAGTTCTGTTTGGCTCCTCGCGGGGAGTCGTCTTGGACTCTTCGTTTTTACGAATCATTTTTTGTG GAATGTGTTCCTGTGCTGTTATCAGATTATGCCGAGCTACCATTTCAAAATGTTATTGATTACTCTCAGATATCAATAAAATGGCCATCTTCACGAACTacaactcaacttttggactactTGGAGTCCATACCAG ATAAACATATCGAAGAGATGATAGCTCGTGGCAGGAAGCTGAGATGCTTATTCGTTTATGGTCCTGATTCAGAGCCCTGCTCTGCATTTAGTGGAATATTATGGGAACTGCAGAGGAAAACAAGGCGATTTCATCACTCGCCTGAAACATTTTGGCTGCATAATGGTACCATAGTAAATAGAGACTTGGTAGGATTCAACGAGTGGACACCACCTATGCCTTTGCCTTAA